One Nocardioides oleivorans DNA segment encodes these proteins:
- a CDS encoding alpha,alpha-trehalose-phosphate synthase (UDP-forming), whose protein sequence is MTTVPQADLVIVANRLPVDRVTLPDGGVSWRRSPGGLVSALEPVMRANDGAWIGWPGSADEDEFDPFVEDGLSLVPVSMSSQEVEEFYEGFSNGTLWPLYHDVVAKPEFHREWWDSYVSVNERFAARAAEVAAEGATVWVQDYQLQLVPQMLRDRRPDLRIGFYLHIPFPPAELFSQLPWRRQILEGLLGADLIGFQLPGAAANFVRLVRSRVGHKTHRDTIYLPDGRPVRATAFPISIDTAGFEELARSEGVAKRAEDIRSALGNPKKIFLGVDRLDYTKGIYSRLRAFGELVRDGHIDVEDAVFVQVATPSRERVEQYRILRDEIERLVGRINGDEGRIGRPAISYMHSSYPREEMAALYRAADVMVVTPFRDGMNLVAKEYVACRYEDDGALVLSEFAGAAQELRQAWLVNPYDIDGMKAALLEAYAADDKETGRRMRAMRKTVVQHDVARWAADFLHELETLPEHHDKATRKPHAG, encoded by the coding sequence GTGACCACCGTCCCGCAGGCAGACCTCGTGATCGTGGCCAACCGCCTCCCCGTGGACCGGGTGACGCTGCCCGACGGGGGCGTCTCGTGGCGACGCTCCCCCGGCGGCCTGGTCTCGGCCCTCGAGCCGGTGATGCGCGCCAACGACGGCGCCTGGATCGGCTGGCCGGGCTCGGCCGACGAGGACGAGTTCGACCCGTTCGTCGAGGACGGGCTCTCGCTGGTGCCGGTCTCGATGAGCTCGCAGGAGGTCGAGGAGTTCTACGAGGGATTCTCCAACGGCACGCTGTGGCCGCTCTACCACGACGTGGTCGCCAAGCCGGAATTCCACCGTGAGTGGTGGGACTCCTACGTCTCGGTCAACGAGCGCTTCGCCGCCCGGGCCGCCGAGGTGGCCGCCGAGGGGGCGACGGTCTGGGTGCAGGACTACCAGCTCCAGCTGGTGCCGCAGATGCTGCGCGACCGGCGACCCGACCTGCGGATCGGCTTCTACCTCCACATCCCGTTCCCGCCCGCCGAGCTCTTCTCGCAGCTGCCGTGGCGCCGCCAGATCCTCGAGGGGCTGCTCGGTGCCGATCTGATCGGCTTCCAGCTGCCGGGGGCGGCCGCCAACTTCGTCCGCCTGGTGCGCAGCCGGGTGGGCCACAAGACGCACCGCGACACGATCTACCTGCCCGACGGCCGGCCGGTGAGGGCGACGGCGTTCCCGATCTCGATCGACACCGCCGGCTTCGAGGAGCTCGCCCGCTCCGAGGGCGTGGCGAAGCGTGCTGAGGACATCCGCTCCGCCCTCGGCAACCCGAAGAAGATCTTCCTCGGCGTCGACCGGCTCGACTACACCAAGGGCATCTACTCCCGGCTGCGCGCCTTCGGCGAGCTCGTCCGCGACGGCCACATCGACGTCGAGGACGCCGTCTTCGTGCAGGTCGCGACCCCGTCGCGCGAGCGCGTCGAGCAGTACCGCATCCTCCGCGACGAGATCGAGCGGCTCGTCGGCCGGATCAACGGCGACGAGGGACGCATCGGTCGCCCGGCGATCTCCTACATGCACTCCTCCTACCCGCGCGAGGAGATGGCCGCGCTCTACCGCGCCGCCGACGTGATGGTGGTGACGCCGTTCCGCGACGGGATGAACCTCGTCGCCAAGGAGTACGTCGCCTGCCGCTACGAGGACGACGGGGCGCTGGTCCTCTCCGAGTTCGCCGGAGCCGCGCAGGAGCTGCGGCAGGCCTGGCTGGTCAACCCCTACGACATCGACGGCATGAAGGCAGCTCTCCTCGAGGCCTACGCCGCCGACGACAAGGAGACCGGCCGCCGGATGCGCGCGATGCGCAAGACCGTCGTCCAGCACGACGTCGCCCGCTGGGCGGCCGACTTCCTCCACGAGCTCGAGACGCTGCCCGAGCACCACGACAAGGCGACGCGCAAGCCGCACGCCGGCTGA
- a CDS encoding FMN-binding glutamate synthase family protein, whose translation MRWRYAILGGAAAATAATAAHDLVQRKHAILRNFPVLGHGRFLVEKVGPELRQYIVTGNDEERPFSRDQRRWVYASSKMENNYFGFGTDNDVENLTGYPIIKHRTFTGPGAATMPHAQEEIALPCAKVMGAARGRTHSFRPQSVVNISGMSFGSLSGKAVESLNKGAAMAGCLQNTGEGALSPHHRHGGDIVFQIGTSYFGCRDEHGRFDLARLVDLVQSAPVRAIEVKLSQGAKPGLGGMLPGEKVSKEIAEIRGIPQGKDCASPSRHEVFGDVDSMLDFVETVAQATGLPVGIKSAVGNLTMWDELTAAMADGQRGVDFVNIDGGEGGTGAAPMIFSDSVAYPFRIAFAEVYRRFATAGLTDDVVFIGAGKLGIPENAIVAFALGADMVNAGREAMMSIGCIQAQKCHTDHCPVGVATQNPRYTRGLDVSLKSVRAANYVRSMRRDLLKVSEAIGVVHPGLISPRDIDILDGTRSAVGLAETYGYDPTWPRLGERLVKEIEALMVAQDATDHTVDEVRPGR comes from the coding sequence ATGAGGTGGAGGTACGCGATCCTGGGCGGCGCAGCGGCGGCCACTGCGGCGACGGCGGCGCACGACCTGGTCCAGAGGAAGCACGCGATCCTGCGCAACTTCCCTGTCCTGGGCCACGGCCGGTTCCTGGTCGAGAAGGTCGGTCCCGAGCTGCGCCAGTACATCGTCACCGGCAACGACGAGGAGCGGCCGTTCAGCCGTGACCAGCGCCGCTGGGTCTATGCCAGCTCCAAGATGGAGAACAACTACTTCGGCTTCGGCACCGACAACGACGTCGAGAACCTCACGGGCTACCCGATCATCAAGCACCGCACCTTCACCGGCCCCGGTGCCGCGACCATGCCGCACGCGCAGGAGGAGATCGCGCTGCCCTGCGCGAAGGTGATGGGCGCGGCGCGGGGTCGTACGCACTCCTTCCGCCCGCAGTCGGTCGTGAACATCTCCGGGATGAGCTTCGGCTCGCTGTCGGGCAAGGCCGTCGAGTCGCTCAACAAGGGCGCCGCCATGGCCGGCTGCCTCCAGAACACCGGCGAGGGTGCGCTCTCGCCGCACCACCGCCACGGCGGCGACATCGTCTTCCAGATCGGCACCTCCTACTTCGGCTGCCGCGACGAGCACGGCCGCTTCGACCTGGCCCGGCTCGTCGACCTCGTGCAGTCCGCTCCGGTCAGGGCGATCGAGGTCAAGCTCAGCCAGGGCGCCAAGCCTGGCCTCGGCGGCATGCTGCCGGGGGAGAAGGTCAGCAAGGAGATCGCCGAGATCCGGGGCATCCCCCAGGGCAAGGACTGTGCGTCGCCGAGCCGCCACGAGGTGTTCGGCGACGTCGACTCGATGCTCGACTTCGTGGAGACCGTCGCCCAGGCGACCGGCCTGCCGGTCGGCATCAAGTCAGCCGTCGGCAACCTGACGATGTGGGACGAGCTCACCGCGGCGATGGCCGACGGCCAGCGCGGCGTCGACTTCGTCAACATCGACGGTGGTGAGGGCGGCACCGGTGCCGCGCCGATGATCTTCTCCGACTCGGTGGCCTACCCCTTCCGGATCGCCTTCGCCGAGGTCTACCGCCGCTTCGCCACCGCGGGCCTCACCGACGACGTGGTCTTCATCGGCGCCGGCAAGCTCGGCATCCCGGAGAACGCGATCGTCGCCTTCGCCCTCGGCGCCGACATGGTCAACGCCGGCCGCGAGGCGATGATGTCGATCGGCTGCATCCAGGCGCAGAAGTGCCACACCGACCACTGCCCGGTCGGCGTCGCCACGCAGAACCCGCGCTACACCCGTGGCCTCGACGTGTCGCTCAAGAGCGTGCGAGCGGCCAACTACGTCCGCTCCATGCGCCGCGACCTGCTCAAGGTCTCCGAGGCGATCGGGGTCGTGCACCCGGGCCTGATCTCCCCGCGCGACATCGACATCCTCGACGGCACCCGCTCGGCCGTCGGGCTCGCCGAGACCTACGGCTACGACCCGACGTGGCCCCGGCTGGGCGAGCGCCTCGTCAAGGAGATCGAGGCGCTCATGGTCGCGCAGGACGCCACCGACCACACCGTGGACGAGGTGCGGCCGGGCCGCTAG
- a CDS encoding RNA polymerase sigma factor: protein MSEFEGRDDVRSLASRLVAGEESALEAIFDRWSALVHTFALRALADHHDAEEVTQQVFVAAWQGRHTLVPTPGALPAWLLGIARHKVADVRAARARDVRKVTRVAAVPDPVTVVDDELVDRVVVRQVVEEMPDPRRTILRLAFWGDLTHNQIADRTELPLGTVKSHLRRGLLELHRRLEEVRDDPSSS, encoded by the coding sequence GTGAGCGAGTTCGAGGGCCGAGACGACGTCCGGTCCCTCGCCTCGCGCCTGGTCGCGGGTGAGGAGTCGGCGCTCGAGGCCATCTTCGATCGCTGGTCGGCCCTGGTGCACACCTTCGCCCTCCGCGCCCTCGCCGACCACCACGACGCCGAGGAGGTCACCCAGCAGGTGTTCGTCGCGGCCTGGCAGGGGCGCCACACGCTGGTCCCGACCCCGGGGGCGCTACCGGCCTGGCTCCTCGGGATCGCCCGCCACAAGGTCGCCGACGTGCGGGCCGCGCGTGCGCGCGACGTGCGCAAGGTGACGCGCGTCGCCGCGGTCCCGGACCCCGTGACGGTCGTCGACGACGAGCTGGTCGACCGGGTCGTGGTACGCCAGGTGGTCGAGGAGATGCCCGATCCGCGCCGCACGATCCTGCGGCTCGCATTTTGGGGTGACCTGACACACAACCAGATCGCCGACCGCACCGAACTACCACTGGGCACCGTGAAGAGCCACCTGCGCAGGGGGCTGCTGGAGCTCCATCGCCGACTCGAGGAGGTGCGCGATGACCCATCCTCATCCTGA
- a CDS encoding fasciclin domain-containing protein, whose amino-acid sequence MNRRVPALLAASALALGAMATAPAATAQVASTKAGDDSLAALLTADGNKFDNNKNDFDITTEAVLAVIAAKPDSPVALLADGSQRLTAFVPTDEAFRLLAKDLTGKTIKSEKKIFSSLVELAGVDTIETVLLYHVVPGKTLTSNKVLKANGASLKTAAGKTLKVKVRTKPSVSVTLKDKDKNAQDPMAVLKLLDLNKGNKQVAHGIDRVLRPIDL is encoded by the coding sequence ATGAACCGACGCGTTCCCGCCCTCCTCGCCGCTTCTGCCCTCGCGCTCGGCGCGATGGCGACGGCTCCCGCCGCGACCGCCCAGGTGGCCTCCACCAAGGCAGGCGACGACAGCCTCGCCGCGCTGCTGACGGCCGACGGCAACAAGTTCGACAACAACAAGAATGACTTCGACATCACGACCGAGGCCGTCCTCGCCGTCATCGCCGCCAAGCCGGACTCGCCGGTCGCGCTCCTCGCCGACGGCTCGCAGCGCCTGACCGCGTTCGTGCCCACCGACGAGGCCTTCCGCCTGCTGGCCAAGGACCTCACCGGCAAGACCATCAAGAGCGAGAAGAAGATCTTCAGCTCGCTCGTGGAGCTCGCCGGTGTCGACACCATCGAGACCGTCCTGCTCTACCACGTGGTCCCGGGCAAGACGCTCACCAGCAACAAGGTGCTCAAGGCCAACGGCGCCTCGCTCAAGACCGCGGCCGGCAAGACCCTCAAGGTCAAGGTGCGCACCAAGCCGTCCGTGTCGGTCACCTTGAAGGACAAGGACAAGAACGCCCAGGACCCGATGGCGGTCCTGAAGCTCCTCGACCTCAACAAGGGCAACAAGCAGGTCGCGCACGGCATCGACCGCGTGCTGCGCCCGATCGACCTCTGA
- a CDS encoding alpha/beta fold hydrolase, with translation MDLIPTPDQVVAAAGNVAHTVLYGGLADLRPMPRTLIDDGELREVYHYRPARDVPESGDPVLLVTPLAAPALCFDLRRGCSLVEHLVAQGRPTYLLEYGQVSFKNRSLGVEHWVDEVLPEAVRAVHEHSGGRGVHLVGWSLGGLFALLTAADRRDLPIASLTVLGSPVDVRKVPLVAPVRPLLNLTQGRGAITRAYRALGGVPVPLVNWAFNAASAQKLVTKPLAVLTHLDDTDYLAQLEAVDRFRANMTAYPGRTFGQLYHRFVKGNALAGGSMDIGSRTVDLAAIEVPVLVFAGNTDGIAPLPAVRAVVPLLAGSRQVRFEVVPGGHLGMLTGRAARGTTWTAIDEWVEEWSVGVVPVARKATAKKAAAKKAPAKKAAAKKAAPRKAAAKKAPVKKAPAKTAAKKTAAKKSSASTIGSNPSRRYGSAGSRALGQQ, from the coding sequence ATGGACCTGATCCCCACGCCCGACCAGGTGGTCGCGGCGGCCGGAAATGTCGCGCACACCGTGCTCTACGGCGGGCTCGCCGACCTGCGCCCGATGCCCCGGACGCTCATCGACGACGGCGAGCTGCGCGAGGTCTACCACTACCGCCCGGCCAGGGACGTGCCCGAGAGCGGCGACCCGGTGCTCCTGGTGACCCCGCTGGCCGCGCCGGCACTGTGCTTCGACCTGCGCCGCGGCTGCTCCCTGGTCGAGCACCTCGTCGCCCAGGGGCGCCCTACCTACCTGCTGGAGTACGGGCAGGTGTCGTTCAAGAACCGGTCGCTCGGCGTCGAGCACTGGGTCGACGAGGTCCTGCCCGAGGCGGTCCGGGCCGTGCACGAGCACTCCGGCGGCCGCGGCGTGCACCTCGTCGGCTGGAGCCTGGGCGGGCTCTTCGCCCTCCTCACCGCCGCCGACCGGCGGGACCTGCCGATCGCCTCCCTGACCGTGCTCGGCTCGCCCGTCGACGTCCGCAAGGTGCCGCTGGTGGCGCCCGTCCGGCCACTGCTCAACCTCACGCAGGGCCGGGGCGCGATCACCCGCGCCTACCGCGCGCTCGGAGGGGTTCCGGTCCCCCTCGTCAACTGGGCGTTCAACGCCGCGTCGGCGCAGAAGCTGGTGACCAAGCCACTGGCCGTCCTCACCCACCTCGACGACACCGACTACCTCGCCCAGCTCGAGGCGGTCGACCGGTTCCGCGCCAACATGACGGCCTACCCGGGCCGGACGTTCGGCCAGCTCTACCACCGCTTCGTCAAGGGCAACGCCCTCGCGGGCGGCAGCATGGACATCGGCTCGCGCACCGTCGACCTGGCTGCGATCGAGGTGCCGGTGCTCGTCTTCGCCGGCAACACCGACGGCATCGCGCCCCTGCCTGCCGTACGTGCCGTGGTGCCGCTGCTGGCCGGCTCACGGCAGGTGCGTTTCGAGGTCGTGCCCGGCGGCCACCTCGGCATGCTCACCGGCCGCGCCGCGCGCGGGACGACGTGGACCGCGATCGACGAGTGGGTCGAGGAGTGGTCGGTCGGCGTGGTGCCGGTGGCCCGGAAGGCCACTGCGAAGAAGGCCGCTGCGAAGAAGGCTCCGGCGAAGAAGGCTGCCGCGAAGAAGGCCGCACCCCGGAAGGCTGCTGCGAAGAAGGCTCCGGTGAAGAAGGCTCCGGCGAAGACCGCCGCGAAGAAGACAGCCGCGAAGAAGTCGTCGGCCAGCACCATCGGCTCCA
- a CDS encoding DUF3263 domain-containing protein has translation MDAAKHIAAEQETAAGLSQRDRDILEFERHWWKYAGAKEQAVRENFDMSSTRYYQVLNALIDRPEALEADPLLVRRLRRLRASRQRQRSARRLGFEI, from the coding sequence ATGGACGCCGCCAAGCACATCGCAGCCGAGCAGGAGACTGCTGCCGGGCTGAGCCAGCGCGACCGCGACATCCTGGAGTTCGAGCGCCACTGGTGGAAGTACGCCGGTGCCAAGGAGCAGGCGGTGCGCGAGAACTTCGACATGTCCTCCACCCGCTACTACCAGGTCCTCAACGCGCTCATCGACCGTCCCGAGGCCCTCGAGGCCGACCCGTTGCTGGTGCGCCGCCTCCGCCGGCTGCGCGCCTCGCGCCAGCGCCAGCGCTCCGCCCGCC
- a CDS encoding anti-sigma factor — protein MTHPHPDDLAGLVLDGSDVDPLVREHVSGCEDCAALVDRLAGVRSTAVESEALVAPPEDVRRRVLAEIAGSSAQVVPLTPPSNRRRALPTWVAGLAAAVALVVGLGLGRLTLDDPAPSPDPRDPATVVAAADLTALDSEQSRGVAEVVRDADAVTLRVEARDLGEEDGFHEVWLINLDGNRMVALGVLGDGESGEFRVPGDLVDEGYRIVDISIEPDDGDPTHSGVSLARGELA, from the coding sequence ATGACCCATCCTCATCCTGACGACCTCGCGGGCCTGGTGCTCGACGGCTCCGACGTGGACCCGCTCGTCCGCGAGCACGTGTCCGGCTGCGAGGACTGCGCCGCCCTGGTCGACCGGCTGGCCGGCGTCCGGTCGACGGCCGTCGAGTCCGAGGCGCTGGTCGCCCCGCCCGAGGACGTACGCCGCCGGGTGCTCGCCGAGATCGCGGGCTCGAGCGCCCAGGTGGTGCCGCTGACCCCGCCCTCGAACCGTCGTCGTGCCCTGCCGACCTGGGTCGCCGGGCTCGCCGCCGCCGTCGCGCTGGTGGTCGGCCTCGGCCTGGGCAGGTTGACCCTCGACGACCCCGCTCCCTCGCCGGATCCGCGCGACCCGGCGACCGTGGTCGCCGCGGCCGACCTCACGGCCCTCGACAGCGAGCAGTCGCGTGGCGTGGCCGAGGTCGTGCGTGACGCCGACGCCGTCACGCTGCGCGTCGAGGCGCGCGACCTCGGCGAGGAGGACGGCTTCCACGAGGTCTGGCTGATCAACCTCGACGGCAACCGGATGGTGGCCCTGGGAGTGCTCGGCGACGGTGAGTCGGGGGAGTTCCGGGTGCCCGGCGACCTCGTCGACGAGGGCTACCGGATCGTCGACATCTCCATCGAGCCCGACGACGGCGACCCCACCCACTCCGGGGTGAGCCTCGCCCGCGGCGAGCTCGCCTGA